The following proteins are co-located in the Longimicrobium sp. genome:
- a CDS encoding EAL domain-containing protein, protein MFDIEMKTAGRAPAAQPQVTDTKFFCTVTPFYQPIVSADGFGVIGYEALARGPLDSPLHSARTLFATASGLGEMAALERVCWTAALLNATRLGLWRRPDTLLFLNLSAERIREPEFLEFAKRVVAETGVPVNRLVLEVTEESRMRSDLGFLRALMRYREMGFQIALDDVGTGYSDLRVLAEVKPDFLKIALELVRSVHVHTGRRQVVHSLVMLGHAMGSTVIVEGVETAEELAAVRALGADCVQGYLMAKPAAGLPVVVLPDTLAVAPRLCRAA, encoded by the coding sequence ATGTTCGACATAGAGATGAAGACGGCTGGTCGCGCGCCGGCCGCGCAGCCGCAGGTGACGGACACGAAGTTCTTCTGCACGGTGACGCCGTTCTACCAGCCGATCGTGAGCGCCGACGGGTTTGGCGTGATCGGGTATGAGGCCCTTGCCCGCGGCCCGCTGGATTCGCCGCTGCACTCGGCGCGGACGCTGTTCGCCACGGCGAGCGGGCTGGGCGAGATGGCCGCCCTGGAGCGGGTGTGCTGGACGGCGGCGCTGCTGAACGCCACGCGCCTGGGGCTGTGGCGCCGCCCGGACACCCTGCTGTTCCTGAACCTGTCGGCGGAGCGCATTCGCGAGCCCGAGTTCCTGGAGTTCGCCAAGCGCGTGGTGGCCGAGACGGGCGTGCCGGTGAACCGCCTGGTGCTGGAGGTGACGGAAGAGTCGCGGATGCGCTCGGACCTGGGGTTCCTGCGCGCGCTGATGCGGTACCGCGAGATGGGCTTTCAGATCGCCCTGGACGACGTGGGCACCGGCTACTCGGACCTGCGCGTGCTGGCCGAGGTGAAGCCCGACTTTCTGAAGATCGCCCTGGAGCTGGTGCGGAGCGTTCACGTGCACACCGGCCGCCGCCAGGTGGTGCACTCGCTGGTGATGCTGGGCCACGCCATGGGCAGCACGGTGATTGTGGAAGGCGTGGAGACGGCGGAGGAGCTGGCCGCCGTGCGTGCCTTGGGCGCGGACTGCGTGCAGGGGTACCTGATGGCCAAGCCGGCCGCGGGGCTGCCGGTGGTGGTGCTTCCCGACACGCTGGCGGTAGCGCCGCGACTGTGCCGCGCGGCCTGA